In Candidatus Mycalebacterium zealandia, one DNA window encodes the following:
- a CDS encoding NAD-dependent protein deacylase, whose amino-acid sequence MIYSLHDEAEKFLEILSGTGKGAVLTGAGISTESGIPDYRSPDKGLWEKMDQSVVSLDGFMQNPSAYYSYALELHPVRSAAKPNAGHFLFAELEARKMTNGVITQNVDGLHGEAGSKTVHELHGSIRETVCIKCGGKTPMDEVMKRVKNGQTAPECECGGILKPNAVFFGEPLPREPWNAAIELVEECGVLIVAGSSLLVTPASTLPQIALRNGAKLIILNLMETPYDKDSDLVVREKIAVFAAEATKILSDLKTEFLN is encoded by the coding sequence ATAATTTACTCCTTGCACGATGAAGCGGAAAAATTTCTTGAAATTCTGTCCGGCACCGGAAAAGGCGCGGTTTTAACCGGAGCCGGAATAAGCACCGAGTCCGGCATACCGGACTACAGATCTCCCGATAAGGGATTGTGGGAAAAGATGGACCAGTCGGTCGTGTCTCTTGACGGGTTTATGCAAAACCCGTCCGCCTACTATTCATACGCTCTGGAACTTCACCCGGTCCGTAGCGCCGCAAAACCCAACGCCGGACATTTTCTGTTTGCCGAACTTGAAGCGCGGAAAATGACGAACGGCGTCATAACTCAGAATGTGGACGGCTTGCACGGCGAAGCGGGTTCCAAAACCGTGCATGAGCTGCACGGCTCAATACGCGAAACCGTATGCATCAAATGCGGTGGAAAAACGCCGATGGACGAGGTTATGAAAAGAGTGAAAAACGGACAAACCGCACCCGAATGCGAATGCGGCGGAATTTTGAAACCCAACGCCGTTTTCTTTGGAGAGCCCCTTCCGCGCGAACCTTGGAATGCGGCCATTGAACTTGTGGAGGAGTGCGGGGTTCTTATAGTTGCCGGCTCGTCTTTACTGGTAACACCCGCAAGCACGCTTCCTCAAATCGCACTGCGAAACGGCGCGAAACTCATAATTCTCAATTTGATGGAAACGCCTTACGATAAAGACTCGGATCTTGTGGTGAGAGAAAAAATCGCCGTGTTCGCGGCGGAAGCGACGAAAATCCTCTCAGACCTGAAAACCGAGTTTCTTAATTGA
- a CDS encoding acyl dehydratase gives MSKVFYEDIEVGEEHESTGRTVTEADVTNFAGLSADFNNMHIDEEFAKKTVFKTRVAHGLCVLSISSGLWFTMPRLATIAFMGLEDWRFSGAVKFGDTIKIKRKLAEKREHKRPNMGFFIWDLEVLNQENEVVQKGKWVILVQRRESD, from the coding sequence ATGTCAAAGGTTTTCTACGAAGATATTGAGGTTGGCGAGGAGCATGAAAGCACCGGCAGAACGGTTACCGAAGCCGATGTTACGAACTTCGCCGGGCTTTCGGCGGATTTCAACAACATGCACATAGACGAGGAGTTTGCGAAAAAGACGGTTTTCAAAACCAGAGTCGCTCACGGATTGTGCGTTCTTTCAATATCTTCAGGTCTGTGGTTTACAATGCCCAGGCTCGCGACCATAGCGTTTATGGGTCTTGAAGACTGGCGTTTTTCAGGAGCGGTCAAGTTTGGAGACACGATAAAAATTAAACGCAAACTTGCTGAAAAACGTGAACACAAGAGGCCCAATATGGGTTTTTTCATCTGGGATCTTGAGGTTCTTAATCAGGAAAATGAGGTTGTGCAGAAGGGCAAATGGGTTATTCTCGTCCAGAGAAGGGAGTCGGACTGA
- a CDS encoding thiolase family protein, translating to MGAELGMKEARELLKKHKIVIAGVGETEQGKIPDKSSFHFLSEASKIAIEDAGIKKTDVDGLVTAFSLVEQTFMHCTTFADYFGMNPKFFSSIAVGGSTAVWMVAEAAMAIASGQSEVVLCVRGDNTLSGISSSGMVALIREMCHAEFEFPYGLTTPGGYALAAQRYLHEYGNKREHLAAVATTMRKHAADKENAMNKEPLSVEEVLESRIIAEPLTKYDCSIISDGGCAFIITTEDKAKELGISNNLAYLWGMGQGYSHQYLTTLNDLGQIYGAVKTSGDKAFGTAGITKDDVDVAFLYDCFTITVLLELEGLGFVKPGEGGPFALEGRMEKGKDLPVNTHGGLLSQAHLGAMHHVVEATLQLRGTAGKRQIEDAEVALVHGNGGIVSAHSTVLLGNQPLN from the coding sequence ATGGGTGCAGAACTCGGTATGAAAGAAGCCCGCGAGCTTCTGAAAAAGCATAAAATAGTCATCGCCGGAGTCGGCGAAACGGAGCAGGGCAAGATCCCTGACAAAAGTTCTTTTCACTTTCTTTCCGAAGCGTCAAAAATCGCGATAGAAGACGCCGGAATCAAAAAAACGGATGTTGACGGTCTCGTAACGGCATTTTCGCTTGTGGAGCAGACGTTTATGCACTGCACCACTTTTGCGGACTATTTCGGAATGAACCCGAAGTTTTTCTCTTCCATAGCGGTTGGCGGTTCCACGGCGGTGTGGATGGTTGCCGAAGCGGCTATGGCAATTGCGTCCGGGCAGTCGGAAGTCGTTCTGTGCGTTAGAGGGGACAACACGCTTTCGGGAATATCTTCCTCCGGAATGGTCGCTCTTATAAGGGAGATGTGCCACGCGGAGTTTGAGTTTCCTTACGGTCTCACAACCCCGGGCGGATACGCTCTTGCGGCACAGAGATACCTTCACGAATACGGCAACAAGAGAGAGCATCTTGCCGCCGTTGCCACAACAATGAGAAAACACGCGGCGGACAAGGAAAACGCGATGAACAAAGAGCCGCTTTCGGTTGAGGAAGTGCTTGAGTCCCGCATAATTGCGGAGCCGCTCACCAAATACGACTGCTCAATCATCTCTGACGGCGGTTGCGCTTTCATCATCACAACCGAGGACAAGGCGAAAGAACTCGGAATAAGCAACAACCTTGCCTACCTGTGGGGAATGGGACAGGGATATTCCCACCAGTATCTGACCACATTGAACGATTTGGGGCAGATATACGGCGCGGTGAAAACTTCGGGCGACAAAGCGTTCGGCACCGCCGGTATTACAAAGGACGATGTTGATGTCGCGTTTCTTTACGATTGTTTCACGATAACGGTTCTTCTTGAACTTGAAGGACTGGGATTTGTGAAGCCCGGAGAGGGCGGTCCTTTTGCTCTTGAAGGCAGAATGGAAAAGGGTAAGGACCTGCCGGTCAACACGCACGGCGGGCTTTTGTCTCAGGCGCATCTCGGAGCCATGCACCATGTTGTTGAAGCAACTTTGCAGCTTCGCGGCACGGCTGGCAAAAGACAGATTGAAGACGCTGAAGTCGCCCTTGTGCACGGTAACGGCGGTATCGTGAGCGCTCACAGCACGGTTCTGCTGGGCAACCAGCCGCTTAACTGA
- a CDS encoding 4a-hydroxytetrahydrobiopterin dehydratase, producing the protein MVVLSKTEVQKRLKKLPGWKAGKSSIYTNFTLSNFSEALAFVVRTGIEAEKADHHPDILMHGWKKVKITLSTHSEGGVTKKDFALADKISKLAGDAK; encoded by the coding sequence ATGGTGGTTTTAAGCAAAACGGAAGTCCAAAAGAGACTGAAAAAACTTCCCGGCTGGAAGGCGGGCAAAAGTTCCATCTACACAAATTTCACGCTTTCGAACTTCTCCGAAGCGCTGGCTTTTGTCGTTCGCACGGGCATTGAGGCGGAAAAAGCCGACCATCATCCCGACATTCTCATGCACGGGTGGAAAAAGGTGAAAATCACGCTTTCCACACACAGCGAGGGCGGCGTTACAAAAAAGGATTTCGCACTCGCGGACAAAATCTCAAAACTTGCCGGAGACGCAAAATGA
- a CDS encoding DUF1761 family protein — MNLLRVNFISVIAATVVAFVFGAVWHDEAVFGGIFMEAMGIVEVDATPLKMAVEFAKQFLICLVVAAIAAGLGLKTTEDAFKLSVIVGIGIVGAVIVSQHTWGGLPMVVTAIDVGYSYVSVLIFSLAACLWGK, encoded by the coding sequence ATGAACCTTTTAAGAGTGAACTTCATATCCGTGATTGCCGCGACCGTTGTCGCGTTTGTGTTTGGAGCCGTTTGGCATGACGAGGCGGTTTTCGGCGGAATTTTCATGGAAGCGATGGGAATTGTTGAAGTGGACGCCACGCCGCTGAAAATGGCGGTTGAGTTCGCGAAGCAGTTTCTTATTTGCCTTGTTGTTGCCGCAATCGCCGCCGGGTTGGGACTCAAAACCACAGAAGACGCCTTCAAGTTGAGCGTTATCGTGGGAATCGGAATTGTCGGCGCGGTTATAGTGAGCCAGCACACCTGGGGCGGTCTGCCAATGGTCGTAACCGCGATTGATGTCGGTTATTCGTATGTGAGCGTTCTGATTTTCTCTCTCGCGGCGTGTTTGTGGGGGAAATAA
- the secA gene encoding preprotein translocase subunit SecA, whose amino-acid sequence MLGNVFKKIVGTSNDRRIRRMRSAVESVNVLEAEVSSLTNAQIAEKTAELRGRIPDSASKDELNKAFGEILPEAFALVREASKRATGMRHFDVQIIGAIVLHGGEVAEMKTGEGKTLVAVPALYLNALAGKGAHLVTVNDYLAARDAMWMGAVYKLLGLEIGVINSGQSYRVEWEDPEAASAGNMSVWVGGENPPLPGGKNASAVAAFKTKLAECSKNEAYACDVTYGTNNEFGFDYLRDNMGFSLEEYVQRGHFFAIVDEVDSILIDEARTPLIISGPSGGSTDIYNKIDRVVVNLSKDEDFSIDEKNRRAELFETGISKVESALGIQNLYDPSNLETLHCVNQSLRARHLYHRDVDYMVRDGKVVIVDEFTGRLMEGRRWSDGLHQAVEAKEKAEIEQENQTLATVTLQNYFRMYEKLSGMTGTADTEAFEFQKIYKLGVAVVPTHMDMVRRDFDDVIYRTEDEKNSAICEEIKELNEIGRPVLVGTTSIEQSEKISAHLQEEGITHQVLNAKNHAKEAEIVAQAGKKGSVTIATNMAGRGTDIVLGGNPEFTASEDMSFEQAQATAEANKKEVVELGGLHIIGSERHESRRIDNQLRGRSGRQGDAGSSRFYISLEDPLMRIFASDRVASVMDMVGWEEGVPMEHGMMTKVIESAQKKVESRNFDIRKHLLDYDDVLNTQREVVYKLRREILEGGEALKDNFLGIVKKLSHELLEEMSAATGEDSDAVKKEAQSIFNLGDREADAGGLERLITDRYSEKESEIGNAENVFEIQRFIMLQTIDALWKDHLLGMDHLREGISFRSYAQKNPLYEYKNEGFEMFSNLVATYEEEVCTKFFSIRLAREDDVPSLEPQRETQDVFLSSGGEAEAPPARQVSAPVRRTEEKVGRNDPCPCGSGKKYKKCCGV is encoded by the coding sequence ATGCTCGGAAATGTATTCAAAAAGATAGTCGGAACCAGCAATGACAGGCGTATTCGGCGTATGCGTTCCGCTGTGGAGAGCGTGAACGTGCTTGAGGCGGAGGTTTCGTCTCTTACGAACGCGCAGATCGCTGAAAAAACCGCAGAATTGCGCGGGCGTATTCCCGATTCGGCTTCAAAAGATGAACTTAACAAGGCGTTTGGCGAAATTCTTCCCGAAGCGTTTGCCCTTGTGCGCGAGGCGTCCAAACGGGCGACCGGAATGAGGCATTTTGACGTGCAGATTATCGGCGCGATTGTTCTGCACGGCGGAGAGGTGGCGGAGATGAAAACGGGCGAGGGAAAAACCCTTGTCGCCGTCCCCGCGCTTTATTTGAACGCGCTTGCCGGAAAAGGCGCGCATCTGGTTACCGTCAACGACTATCTTGCCGCCAGAGACGCGATGTGGATGGGCGCGGTCTACAAACTTCTGGGGCTTGAAATCGGCGTTATAAACTCCGGGCAGTCATACCGCGTGGAATGGGAAGACCCCGAAGCTGCGAGCGCCGGAAATATGTCGGTCTGGGTTGGCGGGGAAAACCCCCCGCTGCCGGGCGGAAAAAATGCCTCTGCGGTCGCGGCTTTTAAGACAAAACTCGCCGAATGTTCAAAAAATGAGGCGTATGCCTGCGATGTTACATACGGCACAAACAACGAATTCGGTTTTGATTATCTGCGAGACAACATGGGTTTTTCTCTGGAAGAATACGTCCAGCGCGGTCATTTTTTCGCCATTGTTGACGAGGTTGACAGCATTCTCATAGACGAGGCGCGCACGCCGCTGATTATTTCAGGACCTTCGGGCGGCTCAACCGACATTTACAACAAAATAGACCGCGTGGTGGTGAATCTCTCCAAGGACGAAGATTTTTCCATTGATGAAAAAAACCGCCGCGCCGAGTTGTTTGAAACCGGAATTTCAAAAGTGGAATCCGCGCTTGGAATTCAAAACCTCTACGACCCGTCAAACCTTGAGACGCTTCACTGCGTAAATCAGTCGTTGCGGGCGCGGCATCTGTATCACCGCGATGTGGACTACATGGTGCGGGACGGAAAGGTTGTGATTGTGGACGAGTTCACCGGGCGGCTCATGGAGGGGCGGCGGTGGAGCGACGGGCTTCATCAGGCGGTTGAGGCGAAGGAAAAAGCCGAAATTGAGCAGGAAAACCAAACGCTTGCCACAGTAACGCTTCAAAACTATTTCAGAATGTATGAAAAACTTTCGGGCATGACCGGAACGGCGGACACCGAGGCGTTTGAGTTTCAGAAAATATACAAACTCGGGGTCGCCGTTGTGCCGACTCACATGGATATGGTAAGGCGGGATTTTGACGATGTGATTTACCGCACCGAGGATGAAAAAAACTCCGCAATCTGCGAAGAAATAAAAGAATTAAACGAAATCGGCAGGCCCGTGCTTGTCGGCACAACTTCAATAGAGCAGTCCGAAAAAATCTCCGCGCACCTTCAAGAAGAGGGAATCACGCATCAGGTTTTGAACGCCAAAAATCACGCCAAAGAGGCGGAGATAGTCGCTCAAGCCGGCAAAAAGGGCTCGGTTACAATCGCGACCAACATGGCGGGCAGGGGAACGGACATTGTTCTTGGAGGCAATCCCGAATTTACCGCCTCGGAAGACATGTCTTTTGAGCAAGCGCAGGCAACCGCCGAAGCGAATAAAAAAGAGGTTGTAGAACTCGGTGGGCTTCACATAATCGGTTCGGAACGGCATGAGTCCCGCCGCATAGATAACCAGTTGCGCGGACGGTCGGGGCGCCAGGGAGATGCCGGTTCGTCCCGTTTCTACATATCGCTTGAAGACCCGCTTATGAGAATTTTCGCGTCTGACAGGGTCGCCTCGGTTATGGATATGGTCGGTTGGGAAGAGGGCGTTCCGATGGAGCATGGAATGATGACGAAGGTTATTGAGTCCGCGCAGAAGAAGGTGGAAAGCCGCAATTTTGACATAAGAAAACACCTGCTTGATTACGATGATGTGCTGAACACTCAGCGCGAGGTTGTTTACAAACTGCGCCGCGAAATTCTTGAGGGCGGCGAGGCGCTAAAAGACAATTTCCTTGGAATAGTAAAAAAACTTTCACACGAACTTTTAGAGGAAATGTCCGCCGCCACGGGTGAAGACTCCGACGCCGTCAAAAAAGAGGCGCAAAGCATATTCAATCTCGGAGACAGGGAAGCGGACGCGGGCGGGCTTGAGCGTTTGATTACGGACAGATACTCCGAAAAAGAGTCTGAAATCGGAAACGCCGAAAATGTGTTTGAGATTCAGAGGTTCATAATGCTTCAAACAATTGACGCTTTGTGGAAAGACCACCTGCTTGGGATGGATCATCTTAGAGAGGGCATCAGCTTTCGCAGTTACGCTCAGAAAAACCCGCTTTACGAATACAAGAACGAGGGTTTTGAGATGTTTTCAAATCTGGTCGCGACATACGAGGAAGAGGTTTGCACGAAGTTTTTCAGCATCCGGCTTGCGCGCGAGGACGATGTTCCCAGTTTGGAACCGCAACGCGAAACTCAGGATGTGTTTTTATCATCCGGCGGAGAAGCCGAAGCGCCACCAGCCCGGCAGGTTTCGGCTCCCGTGCGCCGCACCGAAGAGAAAGTCGGCAGGAATGACCCGTGCCCCTGCGGAAGCGGAAAGAAATACAAGAAGTGTTGCGGTGTGTGA